The Brassica oleracea var. oleracea cultivar TO1000 chromosome C7, BOL, whole genome shotgun sequence sequence AGGGAAAAAAAGGCTAGCCAGCTCATTCAATCGAAAGTTTATATAATTGTACTATATTGCTCAAATAGACTTCCAAACAAGAACAAATGTGTAAATGGGCATTGACTTCTAATACTTCTCACATCTACGATCATCATATCTATCTATGAATAAGATAGCATAAATTACGCATCTTATAACGTGACCAAGATTATAGAATGTTTTGCATTTATAACTAATTAATGGCTTCAGCTTATGTCGTTGTATTGTATGGCAATATATTAATTCTTGGAAGGTTAAGTGGGGCTGTGGTAAATGGCTCACGGCTGTGAGTTCCGCCACCTGGGTTCAAAACCCGGCCACTGGGGAATTTACATGCGGACCTCTCAGCGCCCGAGACCGAAGATCGTTCACGGTGAGCCACATGGTGACGCTCTGGTAGCGTCCTTGCTCGCTTCGGTCTCTAGTCTGGACCACCACGGTGGAGCCAGAACACTCGGTTATCAAAAAAAAAAAAAGGGTTAAGTGCATATCAACCACAAATCATTAAAGCTTCTCTCGATTTAAATGATTTATGTTATAAACTGATTCGCTCTTCTTTTTTTAATGTTAAATTTTATATCAAATTTTAAACTGCTACAAAAATTATATAGCCAACTTGTATCGAAGTGTAAAAACAAAACAAAACAATATAACCTAATGCGGCCAAGATCAAAAACTGTAAAAGGATAGTGAGCAAAGCCTAATGCCTGCTAAGCAACAAAACAGGTTCGGACCAAGAGAAACCGAGACGGTTGAGGACGAGAGCCGTACACCACGAGCATACCGGAGAGAAATGCGCCCTCAAACTTTGAAACAACGGCTCCTACAGCTTCTGACAACCCTGCCCAAACCTGATCCGGACCAATAATCCAAACACGAAACAAATCCAAAACACCCGACAAAAAATACCTTCGACGACACGAGAGAGCCACCAAATCAACGATGCCGTCATTCGTAGAGATAAGCTGAAGATTGCCGGACGAATCGACTGATTCGCTCTTTCATTGGTCTCCCACTGTAAAATGATGTTTGAGAAGATTTGCCATGGTACTCATTACATCCAATAAAGGAGCATTAAACTTGAAAATATATAGTAAAATCATGATATATCCATCCATGTCAGCTTACCCATTTAAACTCTAATTTCTTAAATTTTCCTTTATCGTAACATTATTCACATGTACCTCCATGAACAAGTTATTCCACCTTTTGCTGATGACCGAGTCCAGACAAACTTCCGAAAGCTTAGCCGTTCAGGTGGAAATTGCAACAGGTAAAGAAGAGATCATGGTCTACCAAAGATCAATCTTCATCATATGACATACAAACAAGTCCTGATGGTTGATTTCAACTGAATATTTAAACTAACGTTTAGATGTACAATTCAGTAATTTTCATATTAATAAAGTAATAAATTTGATAAATATATCGACGTCTGCATGCATGCGTGGAAATGCATCACATCCTCGTCGGTCGAGTCAAATCTCCAAGTAACAGATTTTTATATAAATCTCAAAGAAACATACTTCTGATAGTCTTTATATAATAATTAATCTAACGAGATCGACTTTTACAAAAATCCAAGTTAAATCTATATCTCCTTGAAAGACTCAAGGACCCTGTCTTGCATAACATGCCTTTCAAACACGACAGCCTCATAGTTCTTTGCTACACCATCGCTATTCCTCGTTGCGATTATCAGAGCGTACCTGAGGCCATTGTCGTATTGCTCTTTTCCCCGAACGTTTTTCACGAACGCCAGAATCTCCTTCGACTGCTTGTTATGCGCTTCTATAGCAAACCTTCCGATCTCTACGTAGGAGCCAAGT is a genomic window containing:
- the LOC106305514 gene encoding cysteine proteinase inhibitor 4-like, whose translation is MMRSFICLSLILLPLVYNVEGLKIEPSPWKPIRNVQLGSYVEIGRFAIEAHNKQSKEILAFVKNVRGKEQYDNGLRYALIIATRNSDGVAKNYEAVVFERHVMQDRVLESFKEI